Proteins encoded by one window of Engraulis encrasicolus isolate BLACKSEA-1 chromosome 23, IST_EnEncr_1.0, whole genome shotgun sequence:
- the klb gene encoding beta-klotho: MLLFAILSAASWDQAWCSSGDGVKQWQKAPPALHNHHHHNRSLYLHATFPPHFLWGVGTSAYQTEGSWDHEGKGPSIWDHFTHTKGPGMDTGDTASDSYARWQEDMKAVKYLGTQTYAFSLSWPRLFPDGGVGIPNPDGVCHYQRLIRSLQAEGIQPVVTLYHWDLPLGLQQRYGGWKNESTVDAFVEYAEFCFQTFGDSVKYWLTMHNPYLITVQGYGTGVHAPGESNDPASVFTVGHNLIRAHAKVWHMYNTHFRPHQHGQVSLTLGAHWIEPHKAQSNQAHGSANNAALCQKSMEAVVGWFANPIHGTGDYPTSLKDTNQGLIPEFSPEDRAFIRGTADFFSLAFGPDVLRMGPRLPVFGQLLSMDLRKVLGWVKLEYGSPEVLVAESGWFTSASVREEDTVAIYLMRRLLGQVLEAIVYDGVRVLGYTAWSLVDGFEWNYGYSVRRGLFYVDLHSADRTRIPKTSAKFYRQVVMNRAFVDNKTSENVHGQFPCGFQWGVADPVLHVRLQPYSPQFTDPSVYRWNFSGDGSLRPISGVTVRTRGPQCKDFLSIRRHLHLLEATRASHYRFALDWSLLLPNGNPSQPDQEALQYYRCFLTELHKLGVKAVVTLYHTSRKSPTLGMPKPLHDAGGWLNVSTVEAFEAYATFCFQELGSWAHMWITINEPNRLGELYNTSVEAHLSAAHHLLLAHSNVWHIYNDQYRPQQGGQVTFTLHADWVEPANPFLESHRAAAERFLLFELGRFLDPFLAKGESDYPAQVRGYIEEGHSTVKSPLPHFTEKEKKKLRGALDFIALNHFTTRLVTPRNSAFPNVQPVSNQQQHGPIHDCSFLNDPSWHVSNLGQAVVPWGLRKVLSWVKGRYGDLSRPIVVMASGVDDQASHDDKLRQTYIREYLQEALKAHQLDGVDLQGFYFWNLQDRHTFHFGLFGPSHHQSHPKGSVRVYRDIISHNGFPSVGRKTQTPCQLPAAALTSCTICTNITENKALLFFGVCLFISAAILTGVLVGLVRRRVSARRRRAMQPTSPSRLSRQHWERLPMQRVVRRV, translated from the exons ATGCTGCTATTTGCCATCCTCTCCGCGGCTTCCTGGGACCAAGCTTGGTGTTCCTCAGGGGATGGAGTGAAGCAGTGGCAGAAGGCCCCTCCAGCTCTTCacaaccatcaccatcacaacaGGAGCCTGTACCTCCACGCTACCTTCCCCCCTCACTTCCTCTGGGGAGTGGGCACCTCTGCCTACCAGACCGAGGGCTCATGGGACCACGAAGGGAAGGGGCCGTCCATCTGGGACCACTTCACTCACACCAAGGGACCCGGCATGGACACGGGGGACACGGCGAGTGACAGCTACGCTCGATGGCAAGAGGACATGAAGGCGGTGAAGTACCTGGGGACCCAGACGTACGCCTTCTCGCTGTCCTGGCCACGTCTGTTTCCAGATGGTGGCGTGGGGATCCCCAACCCTGACGGGGTGTGTCATTACCAGCGGCTAATTAGAAGCCTCCAAGCTGAGGGTATTCAGCCGGTGGTGACCCTTTACCACTGGGACCTTCCACTGGGCCTGCAGCAGCGGTATGGCGGCTGGAAGAATGAGAGCACGGTGGATGCTTTTGTGGAGTATGCAGAGTTCTGCTTCCAGACGTTCGGGGACTCTGTGAAGTACTGGCTCACCATGCATAACCCTTACCTGATAACGGTGCAAGGTTACGGCACTGGAGTGCATGCACCAGGGGAGAGCAATGACCCGGCTTCTGTTTTTACCGTGGGACACAACCTTATTAGG GCTCATGCTAAAGTCTGGCACATGTACAACACACATTTTCGCCCTCACCAACATGGCCAGGTTTCCCTGACGCTTGGAGCCCATTGGATAGAACCACACAAGGCACAGTCCAATCAAGCCCATGGCAGTGCCAACAACGCTGCCCTCTGCCAGAAATCCATGGAGGCCGTGGTGGGTTGGTTCGCCAATCCCATCCATGGCACCGGGGACTACCCAACTTCCCTGAAAGACACAAACCAAGGACTCATTCCAGAGTTCTCCCCAGAGGATAGAGCCTTTATCAGGGGCACGGCGGATTTCTTCTCCCTGGCTTTCGGGCCGGACGTCCTCCGCATGGGCCCGAGGCTGCCTGTGTTTGGGCAGCTGCTGTCCATGGACCTGAGGAAGGTGCTGGGCTGGGTGAAGCTGGAGTACGGAAGCCCGGAGGTGCTGGTGGCCGAGAGCGGATGGTTCACGTCTGCATCTGTGAGGGAGGAGGACACAGTGGCCATATACTTGATGAGGAGACTGCTGGGACAGGTGCTCGAAG CCATAGTATATGATGGTGTTCGGGTTCTTGGCTACACCGCGTGGTCCCTGGTGGATGGATTTGAGTGGAACTATGGCTACAGTGTGAGGAGGGGTTTGTTTTATGTCGACCTCCACAGCGCAGATCGAACCAGGATCCCAAAAACCTCTGCAAAGTTCTACAGACAAGTTGTGATGAACAGAGCCTTTGTAGACAACAAGACCTCTGAGAACGTCCATGGGCAGTTCCCCTGTGGCTTCCAGTGGGGGGTGGCGGACCCCGTTCTACAT GTCCGTCTCCAACCGTACTCCCCTCAGTTCACCGACCCCAGCGTCTACCGCTGGAACTTCTCGGGTGATGGCAGCCTGCGTCCTATCTCAGGGGTCACCGTTCGCACACGCGGCCCACAGTGCAAGGACTTCCTCTCCATCCGACGCCACCTGCATCTCCTGGAGGCCACTCGGGCCTCGCACTACCGGTTCGCCCTGGACTGGTCCCTCCTGCTGCCCAATGGCAACCCCTCACAGCCGGACCAGGAGGCTCTGCAGTACTACCGCTGCTTCCTGACAGAGCTCCATAAACTTGGGGTCAAGGCAGTGGTCACACTTTACCACACCAGCCGCAAATCACCAACCCTGGGTATGCCGAAGCCACTGCATGACGCTGGAGGGTGGCTGAACGTCAGCACGGTGGAGGCCTTTGAGGCCTATGCAACCTTCTGTTTTCAAGAGCTGGGATCTTGGGCACATATGTGGATCACCATCAATGAACCCAATCGTCTAGGCGAACTGTATAACACCAGTGTTGAGGCGCATCTGAGTGCGGCCCACCATCTTCTCCTGGCACACTCCAATGTGTGGCACATCTACAATGACCAGTATCGGCCTCAGCAGGGGGGTCAGGTGACCTTCACACTACATGCTGATTGGGTGGAGCCGGCCAATCCGTTTCTGGAGAGCCACAGAGCTGCTGCAGAGCGTTTCTTGCTGTTTGAGCTTGGGCGGTTCTTGGATCCCTTCTTGGCCAAAGGAGAAAGTGACTACCCAGCCCAGGTAAGAGGGTACATTGAGGAAGGACACAGCACTGTGAAATCTCCTCTACCGCACTTTacagaaaaggagaagaagaagctgagAGGAGCTCTTGACTTTATTGCCTTGAACCACTTCACCACACGCCTGGTCACTCCCAGGAACTCTGCCTTCCCCAATGTCCAGCCTGTATCGAATCAACAACAGCATGGCCCTATCCATGACTGTTCTTTCCTCAATGACCCCAGCTGGCATGTGTCCAATCTGGGACAGGCTGTGGTGCCCTGGGGACTTCGGAAGGTCCTGAGCTGGGTGAAGGGTCGCTATGGAGACTTATCGCGTCCAATTGTTGTCATGGCGTCAGGGGTGGATGATCAGGCGTCACACGATGACAAACTGAGACAAACCTACATCAGGGAGTATCTGCAAGAGGCACTCAAAG CACATCAGCTGGATGGTGTTGACCTCCAAGGATTCTACTTCTGGAATCTCCAAGACCGCCACACGTTCCACTTCGGCCTGTTCGGCCCCTCGCATCACCAATCCCACCCCAAGGGCTCCGTGAGGGTGTACCGAGACATCATCTCCCACAATGGCTTCCCATCTGTGGGAAGGAAGACACAAACCCCCTGCCAGCTACCTGCGGCAGCCCTAACAAGCTGTACCATCTGCACGAACATCACAGAGAACAAGGCACTGCTGTTCTTTGGTGTCTGCCTTTTTATCAGCGCCGCCATTCTCACTGGGGTGCTGGTCGGCCTCGTCAGGAGGAGAGTAAGTGCGAGGAGAAGACGTGCGATGCAGCCTACGAGTCCTTCACGGCTCTCCAGGCAGCACTGGGAGAGGTTACCCATGCAGAGGGTGGTGCGGAGAGtgtga